A genomic region of Columba livia isolate bColLiv1 breed racing homer chromosome 24, bColLiv1.pat.W.v2, whole genome shotgun sequence contains the following coding sequences:
- the DIXDC1 gene encoding dixin isoform X3, with amino-acid sequence MLACLARGNLLDILQEGFTEQQLQAYVAWVNSQLKKQPTIKPVQDLRQDLRDGVVLALLIEIVAGEKLNGIRVNPTSQQEMRENVEKVLQFVASKKIRMHQTSAKDIVDGNLKSIMRLILALAAHFKPGSGRAVNHGPAGTVAKGSSASSASHRPRSAAAVAQGAVAALAGVRQDVLRSGRDVFRHRQRNSSMDEEIENPYWSVRALVQQYEGQQNVPLESHSASLTSPSPVHSAKSESTVAPSEEKERLVIIHTEETETKTEETESHFQPEWQAGNPGSYLENSWEEQLLEQQDHLEKEMEEAKKMISGLQALLLNGSLPEDEQEGSFELCERGACPEEQLIIIRSRLDQSVEENQDLKKELLKYKQEARNLQGIKDALQQRLIQQDASVLQLKQELLRANMDKEELHNQNVDLQRKVEERNRLLAEYKKELCQKDRHLQQHQSKLDDMLRQLSEASYQQVDLEQMLEHKHALLAHCMKREAEEVMAYSSHSAQSNGFLQTAGKGAAPTAHRGTNDLQLVRDALRSLRNSFSGHDPQHHTIDSLEQGISSLMERLYHMETQQRQERTIRGKSPANRATNECRDSWPPKSKLPHSHSTPVMSTSACTKVLYFTDRSLTPFMVNIPKRYSMMMTSFLVGRGKLWPGWKKTMGRINQAFKSCHYGNL; translated from the exons cAACAATTACAGGCGTATGTGGCCTGGGTGAATTCCCAGCTGAAGAAGCAGCCAACAATAAAACCGGTCCAAGACTTGAGACAAGATCTCCGAGATGGAGTTGTTCTTGCTTTGCTCATTGAGATTGTAG CTGGTGAGAAGCTGAACGGCATTCGGGTGAACCCCACCAGCCAGCAGGAGATGAGGGAAAATGTGGAGAAAGTCTTACAGTTCGTGGCATCAAAGAAGATACGCATGCATCAGACATCAGCAAAAG ATATTGTTGACGGGAACTTGAAATCCATCATGAGGTTGATCCTGGCCTTAGCTGCTCATTTCAAACCGGGCTCCGGGAGAGCAGTGAACCACGGTCCTGCTGGCACGGTGGCCAAGGGCTCGTCAGCATCGTCCGCCAGCCACAGGCCCcgctcagctgctgcagtggcCCAGGGGGCAGTGGCTGCTCTGGCAGGCGTTCGTCAAGACGTCTTGCGGTCTGGCCGGGACGTTTTCCGGCACAGACAGAG AAATAGCAGCATGGATGAGGAGATTGAAAACCCTTACTGGAGTGTCCGGGCACTGGTGCAGCAGTATGAAGGGCAGCAGAATGTGCCATTGGAGTCTCACTCTGCCAG CCTTACATCACCCAGTCCCGTCCATAGTGCAAAGAGTGAATCTACTGTAGCCCCAtcagaggagaaggaaagactTGTGATCATCCATACGGAAGAAACAGAAACTAAAACAG aagagacAGAATCTCATTTCCAGCCTGAGTGGCAAGCAGGGAACCCTGGGTCATATTTGGAGAATTCATGGGAGGAACAGCTTTTGGAACAACAGGACCATTTGGAGAAGGAAATGGAGGAAGCGAAGAAGATGATTTCAGGTTTGCAG GCTTTGTTGCTCAATGGGTCTTTACCTGAGGATGAGCAGGAAGGGTCCTTTGAACTCTGTGAACGTGGAGCCTGCCCCGAAGAGCAGCTG ATCATAATCCGAAGTCGCCTGGACCAGAGCGTAGAAGAAAATCAAGACCTAAAG AAAGAGCTATTGAAATACAAACAAGAAGCTCGAAACCTACAGGGAATAAAG GACGCTTTACAGCAAAGGCTGATTCAACAGGATGCTTCAGTTCTTCAGCTGAAGCAGGAACTGCTGAGAGCAAACATGGACAAGGAGGAATTGCACAACCAGAAT GTTGACCTTCAGAGGAAAGTTGAAGAGAGAAACCGGCTACTGGCAGAATACAAG AAAGAACTGTGCCAGAAGGATCGCCATTTACAGCAGCATCAGAGCAAACTGGATGACATGCTTAGGCAGCTTTCTGAGGCCAGCTACCAACAG GTAGATCTGGAGCAGATGCTTGAACACAAACATGCCCTGCTAGCTCACTGCATGAAGAGAGAAGCTGAAGAG GTGATGGCTTATAGCAGTCATAGTGCTCAAAGCAATGGCTTCCTCCAGACAGCAGGGAAaggagctgctcccacagcccaCCGAGGG ACAAACGACTTGCAGCTGGTTCGTGATGCCCTTCGCAGCCTCAGGAACAGTTTCAGCGGCCATGATCCACAGCACCACACCATTGACAGCCTGGAGCAGGGCATCTCCAGCCTGATGGAGCGGCTCTACCACATGGAAACACAGCAGAGGCAAGAGAGAACG ATCCGGGGGAAATCACCAGCAAACAGAGCAACAAATGAGTGTAGAGACTCCTGGCCTCCCAAATCCA AACTGCCTCATTCTCACAGCACTCCCGTGATGAGCACCAGTGCCTGCACCAAAGTGTTGTACTTCACTGACCGCTCCCTCACACCTTTCATGGTCAACATACCAAAGAG GTATTCCATGATGATGACATCATTCCTGGTTGGGAGGGGAAAATTGTGGCCTGGGTGGAAGAAGACCATGGGGAGAATTAATCAAGCTTTCAAGTCTTGTCACTATGGAAACCTGTAA
- the DIXDC1 gene encoding dixin isoform X1, whose amino-acid sequence MLACLARGNLLDILQEGFTEQQLQAYVAWVNSQLKKQPTIKPVQDLRQDLRDGVVLALLIEIVAGEKLNGIRVNPTSQQEMRENVEKVLQFVASKKIRMHQTSAKDIVDGNLKSIMRLILALAAHFKPGSGRAVNHGPAGTVAKGSSASSASHRPRSAAAVAQGAVAALAGVRQDVLRSGRDVFRHRQRNSSMDEEIENPYWSVRALVQQYEGQQNVPLESHSASLTSPSPVHSAKSESTVAPSEEKERLVIIHTEETETKTEETESHFQPEWQAGNPGSYLENSWEEQLLEQQDHLEKEMEEAKKMISGLQALLLNGSLPEDEQEGSFELCERGACPEEQLIIIRSRLDQSVEENQDLKKELLKYKQEARNLQGIKDALQQRLIQQDASVLQLKQELLRANMDKEELHNQNVDLQRKVEERNRLLAEYKKELCQKDRHLQQHQSKLDDMLRQLSEASYQQVDLEQMLEHKHALLAHCMKREAEEVMAYSSHSAQSNGFLQTAGKGAAPTAHRGTNDLQLVRDALRSLRNSFSGHDPQHHTIDSLEQGISSLMERLYHMETQQRQERTIRGKSPANRATNECRDSWPPKSKLPHSHSTPVMSTSACTKVLYFTDRSLTPFMVNIPKRLGEVTLKDFKVAIDREGTHRYHFKALDPEFGTVKEEVFHDDDIIPGWEGKIVAWVEEDHGEN is encoded by the exons cAACAATTACAGGCGTATGTGGCCTGGGTGAATTCCCAGCTGAAGAAGCAGCCAACAATAAAACCGGTCCAAGACTTGAGACAAGATCTCCGAGATGGAGTTGTTCTTGCTTTGCTCATTGAGATTGTAG CTGGTGAGAAGCTGAACGGCATTCGGGTGAACCCCACCAGCCAGCAGGAGATGAGGGAAAATGTGGAGAAAGTCTTACAGTTCGTGGCATCAAAGAAGATACGCATGCATCAGACATCAGCAAAAG ATATTGTTGACGGGAACTTGAAATCCATCATGAGGTTGATCCTGGCCTTAGCTGCTCATTTCAAACCGGGCTCCGGGAGAGCAGTGAACCACGGTCCTGCTGGCACGGTGGCCAAGGGCTCGTCAGCATCGTCCGCCAGCCACAGGCCCcgctcagctgctgcagtggcCCAGGGGGCAGTGGCTGCTCTGGCAGGCGTTCGTCAAGACGTCTTGCGGTCTGGCCGGGACGTTTTCCGGCACAGACAGAG AAATAGCAGCATGGATGAGGAGATTGAAAACCCTTACTGGAGTGTCCGGGCACTGGTGCAGCAGTATGAAGGGCAGCAGAATGTGCCATTGGAGTCTCACTCTGCCAG CCTTACATCACCCAGTCCCGTCCATAGTGCAAAGAGTGAATCTACTGTAGCCCCAtcagaggagaaggaaagactTGTGATCATCCATACGGAAGAAACAGAAACTAAAACAG aagagacAGAATCTCATTTCCAGCCTGAGTGGCAAGCAGGGAACCCTGGGTCATATTTGGAGAATTCATGGGAGGAACAGCTTTTGGAACAACAGGACCATTTGGAGAAGGAAATGGAGGAAGCGAAGAAGATGATTTCAGGTTTGCAG GCTTTGTTGCTCAATGGGTCTTTACCTGAGGATGAGCAGGAAGGGTCCTTTGAACTCTGTGAACGTGGAGCCTGCCCCGAAGAGCAGCTG ATCATAATCCGAAGTCGCCTGGACCAGAGCGTAGAAGAAAATCAAGACCTAAAG AAAGAGCTATTGAAATACAAACAAGAAGCTCGAAACCTACAGGGAATAAAG GACGCTTTACAGCAAAGGCTGATTCAACAGGATGCTTCAGTTCTTCAGCTGAAGCAGGAACTGCTGAGAGCAAACATGGACAAGGAGGAATTGCACAACCAGAAT GTTGACCTTCAGAGGAAAGTTGAAGAGAGAAACCGGCTACTGGCAGAATACAAG AAAGAACTGTGCCAGAAGGATCGCCATTTACAGCAGCATCAGAGCAAACTGGATGACATGCTTAGGCAGCTTTCTGAGGCCAGCTACCAACAG GTAGATCTGGAGCAGATGCTTGAACACAAACATGCCCTGCTAGCTCACTGCATGAAGAGAGAAGCTGAAGAG GTGATGGCTTATAGCAGTCATAGTGCTCAAAGCAATGGCTTCCTCCAGACAGCAGGGAAaggagctgctcccacagcccaCCGAGGG ACAAACGACTTGCAGCTGGTTCGTGATGCCCTTCGCAGCCTCAGGAACAGTTTCAGCGGCCATGATCCACAGCACCACACCATTGACAGCCTGGAGCAGGGCATCTCCAGCCTGATGGAGCGGCTCTACCACATGGAAACACAGCAGAGGCAAGAGAGAACG ATCCGGGGGAAATCACCAGCAAACAGAGCAACAAATGAGTGTAGAGACTCCTGGCCTCCCAAATCCA AACTGCCTCATTCTCACAGCACTCCCGTGATGAGCACCAGTGCCTGCACCAAAGTGTTGTACTTCACTGACCGCTCCCTCACACCTTTCATGGTCAACATACCAAAGAG GTTAGGGGAGGTGACTCTGAAGGATTTTAAGGTAGCTATCGATCGTGAAGGAACCCACAGGTACCACTTCAAAGCCCTGGATCCAGAGTTTGGCACAGTCAAGGAGGAG GTATTCCATGATGATGACATCATTCCTGGTTGGGAGGGGAAAATTGTGGCCTGGGTGGAAGAAGACCATGGGGAGAATTAA
- the DIXDC1 gene encoding dixin isoform X2, translating to MGSVADMVPQHTPQPATSSQQLQAYVAWVNSQLKKQPTIKPVQDLRQDLRDGVVLALLIEIVAGEKLNGIRVNPTSQQEMRENVEKVLQFVASKKIRMHQTSAKDIVDGNLKSIMRLILALAAHFKPGSGRAVNHGPAGTVAKGSSASSASHRPRSAAAVAQGAVAALAGVRQDVLRSGRDVFRHRQRNSSMDEEIENPYWSVRALVQQYEGQQNVPLESHSASLTSPSPVHSAKSESTVAPSEEKERLVIIHTEETETKTEETESHFQPEWQAGNPGSYLENSWEEQLLEQQDHLEKEMEEAKKMISGLQALLLNGSLPEDEQEGSFELCERGACPEEQLIIIRSRLDQSVEENQDLKKELLKYKQEARNLQGIKDALQQRLIQQDASVLQLKQELLRANMDKEELHNQNVDLQRKVEERNRLLAEYKKELCQKDRHLQQHQSKLDDMLRQLSEASYQQVDLEQMLEHKHALLAHCMKREAEEVMAYSSHSAQSNGFLQTAGKGAAPTAHRGTNDLQLVRDALRSLRNSFSGHDPQHHTIDSLEQGISSLMERLYHMETQQRQERTIRGKSPANRATNECRDSWPPKSKLPHSHSTPVMSTSACTKVLYFTDRSLTPFMVNIPKRLGEVTLKDFKVAIDREGTHRYHFKALDPEFGTVKEEVFHDDDIIPGWEGKIVAWVEEDHGEN from the exons cAACAATTACAGGCGTATGTGGCCTGGGTGAATTCCCAGCTGAAGAAGCAGCCAACAATAAAACCGGTCCAAGACTTGAGACAAGATCTCCGAGATGGAGTTGTTCTTGCTTTGCTCATTGAGATTGTAG CTGGTGAGAAGCTGAACGGCATTCGGGTGAACCCCACCAGCCAGCAGGAGATGAGGGAAAATGTGGAGAAAGTCTTACAGTTCGTGGCATCAAAGAAGATACGCATGCATCAGACATCAGCAAAAG ATATTGTTGACGGGAACTTGAAATCCATCATGAGGTTGATCCTGGCCTTAGCTGCTCATTTCAAACCGGGCTCCGGGAGAGCAGTGAACCACGGTCCTGCTGGCACGGTGGCCAAGGGCTCGTCAGCATCGTCCGCCAGCCACAGGCCCcgctcagctgctgcagtggcCCAGGGGGCAGTGGCTGCTCTGGCAGGCGTTCGTCAAGACGTCTTGCGGTCTGGCCGGGACGTTTTCCGGCACAGACAGAG AAATAGCAGCATGGATGAGGAGATTGAAAACCCTTACTGGAGTGTCCGGGCACTGGTGCAGCAGTATGAAGGGCAGCAGAATGTGCCATTGGAGTCTCACTCTGCCAG CCTTACATCACCCAGTCCCGTCCATAGTGCAAAGAGTGAATCTACTGTAGCCCCAtcagaggagaaggaaagactTGTGATCATCCATACGGAAGAAACAGAAACTAAAACAG aagagacAGAATCTCATTTCCAGCCTGAGTGGCAAGCAGGGAACCCTGGGTCATATTTGGAGAATTCATGGGAGGAACAGCTTTTGGAACAACAGGACCATTTGGAGAAGGAAATGGAGGAAGCGAAGAAGATGATTTCAGGTTTGCAG GCTTTGTTGCTCAATGGGTCTTTACCTGAGGATGAGCAGGAAGGGTCCTTTGAACTCTGTGAACGTGGAGCCTGCCCCGAAGAGCAGCTG ATCATAATCCGAAGTCGCCTGGACCAGAGCGTAGAAGAAAATCAAGACCTAAAG AAAGAGCTATTGAAATACAAACAAGAAGCTCGAAACCTACAGGGAATAAAG GACGCTTTACAGCAAAGGCTGATTCAACAGGATGCTTCAGTTCTTCAGCTGAAGCAGGAACTGCTGAGAGCAAACATGGACAAGGAGGAATTGCACAACCAGAAT GTTGACCTTCAGAGGAAAGTTGAAGAGAGAAACCGGCTACTGGCAGAATACAAG AAAGAACTGTGCCAGAAGGATCGCCATTTACAGCAGCATCAGAGCAAACTGGATGACATGCTTAGGCAGCTTTCTGAGGCCAGCTACCAACAG GTAGATCTGGAGCAGATGCTTGAACACAAACATGCCCTGCTAGCTCACTGCATGAAGAGAGAAGCTGAAGAG GTGATGGCTTATAGCAGTCATAGTGCTCAAAGCAATGGCTTCCTCCAGACAGCAGGGAAaggagctgctcccacagcccaCCGAGGG ACAAACGACTTGCAGCTGGTTCGTGATGCCCTTCGCAGCCTCAGGAACAGTTTCAGCGGCCATGATCCACAGCACCACACCATTGACAGCCTGGAGCAGGGCATCTCCAGCCTGATGGAGCGGCTCTACCACATGGAAACACAGCAGAGGCAAGAGAGAACG ATCCGGGGGAAATCACCAGCAAACAGAGCAACAAATGAGTGTAGAGACTCCTGGCCTCCCAAATCCA AACTGCCTCATTCTCACAGCACTCCCGTGATGAGCACCAGTGCCTGCACCAAAGTGTTGTACTTCACTGACCGCTCCCTCACACCTTTCATGGTCAACATACCAAAGAG GTTAGGGGAGGTGACTCTGAAGGATTTTAAGGTAGCTATCGATCGTGAAGGAACCCACAGGTACCACTTCAAAGCCCTGGATCCAGAGTTTGGCACAGTCAAGGAGGAG GTATTCCATGATGATGACATCATTCCTGGTTGGGAGGGGAAAATTGTGGCCTGGGTGGAAGAAGACCATGGGGAGAATTAA
- the DIXDC1 gene encoding dixin isoform X4 translates to MRENVEKVLQFVASKKIRMHQTSAKDIVDGNLKSIMRLILALAAHFKPGSGRAVNHGPAGTVAKGSSASSASHRPRSAAAVAQGAVAALAGVRQDVLRSGRDVFRHRQRNSSMDEEIENPYWSVRALVQQYEGQQNVPLESHSASLTSPSPVHSAKSESTVAPSEEKERLVIIHTEETETKTEETESHFQPEWQAGNPGSYLENSWEEQLLEQQDHLEKEMEEAKKMISGLQALLLNGSLPEDEQEGSFELCERGACPEEQLIIIRSRLDQSVEENQDLKKELLKYKQEARNLQGIKDALQQRLIQQDASVLQLKQELLRANMDKEELHNQNVDLQRKVEERNRLLAEYKKELCQKDRHLQQHQSKLDDMLRQLSEASYQQVDLEQMLEHKHALLAHCMKREAEEVMAYSSHSAQSNGFLQTAGKGAAPTAHRGTNDLQLVRDALRSLRNSFSGHDPQHHTIDSLEQGISSLMERLYHMETQQRQERTIRGKSPANRATNECRDSWPPKSKLPHSHSTPVMSTSACTKVLYFTDRSLTPFMVNIPKRLGEVTLKDFKVAIDREGTHRYHFKALDPEFGTVKEEVFHDDDIIPGWEGKIVAWVEEDHGEN, encoded by the exons ATGAGGGAAAATGTGGAGAAAGTCTTACAGTTCGTGGCATCAAAGAAGATACGCATGCATCAGACATCAGCAAAAG ATATTGTTGACGGGAACTTGAAATCCATCATGAGGTTGATCCTGGCCTTAGCTGCTCATTTCAAACCGGGCTCCGGGAGAGCAGTGAACCACGGTCCTGCTGGCACGGTGGCCAAGGGCTCGTCAGCATCGTCCGCCAGCCACAGGCCCcgctcagctgctgcagtggcCCAGGGGGCAGTGGCTGCTCTGGCAGGCGTTCGTCAAGACGTCTTGCGGTCTGGCCGGGACGTTTTCCGGCACAGACAGAG AAATAGCAGCATGGATGAGGAGATTGAAAACCCTTACTGGAGTGTCCGGGCACTGGTGCAGCAGTATGAAGGGCAGCAGAATGTGCCATTGGAGTCTCACTCTGCCAG CCTTACATCACCCAGTCCCGTCCATAGTGCAAAGAGTGAATCTACTGTAGCCCCAtcagaggagaaggaaagactTGTGATCATCCATACGGAAGAAACAGAAACTAAAACAG aagagacAGAATCTCATTTCCAGCCTGAGTGGCAAGCAGGGAACCCTGGGTCATATTTGGAGAATTCATGGGAGGAACAGCTTTTGGAACAACAGGACCATTTGGAGAAGGAAATGGAGGAAGCGAAGAAGATGATTTCAGGTTTGCAG GCTTTGTTGCTCAATGGGTCTTTACCTGAGGATGAGCAGGAAGGGTCCTTTGAACTCTGTGAACGTGGAGCCTGCCCCGAAGAGCAGCTG ATCATAATCCGAAGTCGCCTGGACCAGAGCGTAGAAGAAAATCAAGACCTAAAG AAAGAGCTATTGAAATACAAACAAGAAGCTCGAAACCTACAGGGAATAAAG GACGCTTTACAGCAAAGGCTGATTCAACAGGATGCTTCAGTTCTTCAGCTGAAGCAGGAACTGCTGAGAGCAAACATGGACAAGGAGGAATTGCACAACCAGAAT GTTGACCTTCAGAGGAAAGTTGAAGAGAGAAACCGGCTACTGGCAGAATACAAG AAAGAACTGTGCCAGAAGGATCGCCATTTACAGCAGCATCAGAGCAAACTGGATGACATGCTTAGGCAGCTTTCTGAGGCCAGCTACCAACAG GTAGATCTGGAGCAGATGCTTGAACACAAACATGCCCTGCTAGCTCACTGCATGAAGAGAGAAGCTGAAGAG GTGATGGCTTATAGCAGTCATAGTGCTCAAAGCAATGGCTTCCTCCAGACAGCAGGGAAaggagctgctcccacagcccaCCGAGGG ACAAACGACTTGCAGCTGGTTCGTGATGCCCTTCGCAGCCTCAGGAACAGTTTCAGCGGCCATGATCCACAGCACCACACCATTGACAGCCTGGAGCAGGGCATCTCCAGCCTGATGGAGCGGCTCTACCACATGGAAACACAGCAGAGGCAAGAGAGAACG ATCCGGGGGAAATCACCAGCAAACAGAGCAACAAATGAGTGTAGAGACTCCTGGCCTCCCAAATCCA AACTGCCTCATTCTCACAGCACTCCCGTGATGAGCACCAGTGCCTGCACCAAAGTGTTGTACTTCACTGACCGCTCCCTCACACCTTTCATGGTCAACATACCAAAGAG GTTAGGGGAGGTGACTCTGAAGGATTTTAAGGTAGCTATCGATCGTGAAGGAACCCACAGGTACCACTTCAAAGCCCTGGATCCAGAGTTTGGCACAGTCAAGGAGGAG GTATTCCATGATGATGACATCATTCCTGGTTGGGAGGGGAAAATTGTGGCCTGGGTGGAAGAAGACCATGGGGAGAATTAA
- the DIXDC1 gene encoding dixin isoform X5 — protein sequence MGGKQVKCLTSPSPVHSAKSESTVAPSEEKERLVIIHTEETETKTEETESHFQPEWQAGNPGSYLENSWEEQLLEQQDHLEKEMEEAKKMISGLQALLLNGSLPEDEQEGSFELCERGACPEEQLIIIRSRLDQSVEENQDLKKELLKYKQEARNLQGIKDALQQRLIQQDASVLQLKQELLRANMDKEELHNQNVDLQRKVEERNRLLAEYKKELCQKDRHLQQHQSKLDDMLRQLSEASYQQVDLEQMLEHKHALLAHCMKREAEEVMAYSSHSAQSNGFLQTAGKGAAPTAHRGTNDLQLVRDALRSLRNSFSGHDPQHHTIDSLEQGISSLMERLYHMETQQRQERTIRGKSPANRATNECRDSWPPKSKLPHSHSTPVMSTSACTKVLYFTDRSLTPFMVNIPKRLGEVTLKDFKVAIDREGTHRYHFKALDPEFGTVKEEVFHDDDIIPGWEGKIVAWVEEDHGEN from the exons ATGGGAGGGAAGCAGGTCAAATG CCTTACATCACCCAGTCCCGTCCATAGTGCAAAGAGTGAATCTACTGTAGCCCCAtcagaggagaaggaaagactTGTGATCATCCATACGGAAGAAACAGAAACTAAAACAG aagagacAGAATCTCATTTCCAGCCTGAGTGGCAAGCAGGGAACCCTGGGTCATATTTGGAGAATTCATGGGAGGAACAGCTTTTGGAACAACAGGACCATTTGGAGAAGGAAATGGAGGAAGCGAAGAAGATGATTTCAGGTTTGCAG GCTTTGTTGCTCAATGGGTCTTTACCTGAGGATGAGCAGGAAGGGTCCTTTGAACTCTGTGAACGTGGAGCCTGCCCCGAAGAGCAGCTG ATCATAATCCGAAGTCGCCTGGACCAGAGCGTAGAAGAAAATCAAGACCTAAAG AAAGAGCTATTGAAATACAAACAAGAAGCTCGAAACCTACAGGGAATAAAG GACGCTTTACAGCAAAGGCTGATTCAACAGGATGCTTCAGTTCTTCAGCTGAAGCAGGAACTGCTGAGAGCAAACATGGACAAGGAGGAATTGCACAACCAGAAT GTTGACCTTCAGAGGAAAGTTGAAGAGAGAAACCGGCTACTGGCAGAATACAAG AAAGAACTGTGCCAGAAGGATCGCCATTTACAGCAGCATCAGAGCAAACTGGATGACATGCTTAGGCAGCTTTCTGAGGCCAGCTACCAACAG GTAGATCTGGAGCAGATGCTTGAACACAAACATGCCCTGCTAGCTCACTGCATGAAGAGAGAAGCTGAAGAG GTGATGGCTTATAGCAGTCATAGTGCTCAAAGCAATGGCTTCCTCCAGACAGCAGGGAAaggagctgctcccacagcccaCCGAGGG ACAAACGACTTGCAGCTGGTTCGTGATGCCCTTCGCAGCCTCAGGAACAGTTTCAGCGGCCATGATCCACAGCACCACACCATTGACAGCCTGGAGCAGGGCATCTCCAGCCTGATGGAGCGGCTCTACCACATGGAAACACAGCAGAGGCAAGAGAGAACG ATCCGGGGGAAATCACCAGCAAACAGAGCAACAAATGAGTGTAGAGACTCCTGGCCTCCCAAATCCA AACTGCCTCATTCTCACAGCACTCCCGTGATGAGCACCAGTGCCTGCACCAAAGTGTTGTACTTCACTGACCGCTCCCTCACACCTTTCATGGTCAACATACCAAAGAG GTTAGGGGAGGTGACTCTGAAGGATTTTAAGGTAGCTATCGATCGTGAAGGAACCCACAGGTACCACTTCAAAGCCCTGGATCCAGAGTTTGGCACAGTCAAGGAGGAG GTATTCCATGATGATGACATCATTCCTGGTTGGGAGGGGAAAATTGTGGCCTGGGTGGAAGAAGACCATGGGGAGAATTAA